In the Deltaproteobacteria bacterium genome, one interval contains:
- a CDS encoding ATP-binding cassette domain-containing protein: DTLADPDHLRRRLGYLPQQIGAYPGISGRDLLDRFAWLKGRTDSAERRAEVEALLARVNLSDAAHRAVATYSGGMMRRFGIAMALIGSPRLLIVDEPTAGLDPAERNRFHRVLADVAEAAVVLLSTHIVEDVENLCARLAIMAKGRIVAEGAPGELTARLQDRLWSRVVPRGEDLPRAMRLTAAPEGTLAVVLAEDCPGPEFTPRRATLEDVYHAALADAGVTDEEA, from the coding sequence GACACCCTGGCCGATCCCGACCATCTGCGCCGCCGTCTGGGCTATCTGCCGCAGCAGATCGGGGCCTATCCCGGCATCAGCGGCCGGGATCTGCTCGACCGCTTCGCCTGGCTCAAAGGGCGCACCGACAGCGCCGAGCGCCGAGCCGAAGTGGAAGCGCTTCTCGCACGGGTCAACCTATCCGACGCGGCCCACCGCGCCGTGGCCACCTACTCCGGCGGCATGATGCGGCGTTTCGGCATCGCCATGGCCCTGATCGGATCGCCGCGCCTGCTTATCGTGGACGAGCCCACGGCCGGACTCGATCCGGCCGAGCGCAACCGTTTTCACCGGGTTCTGGCCGACGTGGCCGAGGCTGCGGTGGTCCTCTTGTCCACACATATTGTCGAGGACGTGGAGAACCTGTGCGCCCGGCTGGCCATCATGGCCAAGGGCCGCATCGTGGCCGAGGGCGCGCCCGGCGAGCTGACCGCCCGTCTCCAGGACCGTCTCTGGTCGCGGGTCGTGCCGCGTGGCGAAGACCTGCCCAGGGCCATGCGTCTGACCGCCGCGCCCGAGGGCACCCTGGCCGTGGTCCTGGCCGAGGACTGCCCCGGACCAGAGTTCACGCCGCGCCGGGCCACCCTGGAAGACGTCTACCACGCGGCCCTGGCTGATGCCGGCGTGACCGACGAGGAGGCGTAG
- a CDS encoding ABC transporter permease: MNFFLREAWNEFRAGLRGGVLPLIYVVLTGYILIVMTSADNLQKMGAIDIPRNAPGLVYLMTSGDAFFLFFAWAWIFAQPIVRDRNSHLDEIVLAAPLSLWRLLAARYVGALGVALVIGTS; this comes from the coding sequence ATGAATTTTTTCCTGCGTGAGGCCTGGAACGAATTCCGGGCCGGACTGCGCGGCGGCGTGCTGCCGCTCATCTACGTCGTGCTGACCGGCTACATCCTCATTGTCATGACCAGCGCGGACAATCTGCAAAAAATGGGCGCCATCGACATCCCGCGCAATGCTCCGGGGCTGGTGTATCTGATGACTTCGGGCGACGCCTTTTTCCTGTTCTTCGCCTGGGCCTGGATTTTCGCCCAGCCCATTGTCCGCGACCGCAACAGCCATCTGGACGAAATCGTCCTGGCCGCGCCCCTGTCCCTGTGGCGCTTGCTTGCGGCCCGCTATGTCGGCGCCCTGGGCGTGGCCCTGGTCATCGGCACCTCGCA